The Streptomyces sp. DH-12 genome has a window encoding:
- a CDS encoding RpiB/LacA/LacB family sugar-phosphate isomerase — translation MRISVSSDMDEPVARALVGELRERGHEVRAHGALSPGADPRWAVCSEAAARDVADGTADQAVVCCWTGTGASIAANKVPGVRAALCTDAYTADGARRWNDANVLALSLRLTSEPLLREILDAWFAGRPSDDPEDRANVDRTARLDHGRTGT, via the coding sequence ATGCGGATCTCCGTCTCCTCCGACATGGACGAACCCGTCGCCCGCGCCCTGGTCGGCGAACTCCGCGAGCGAGGCCACGAGGTGCGCGCCCACGGCGCCCTGAGCCCCGGGGCCGACCCGCGGTGGGCCGTCTGCTCCGAGGCCGCCGCCCGCGACGTCGCCGACGGGACGGCCGACCAGGCGGTGGTGTGCTGCTGGACCGGCACCGGCGCCTCGATCGCCGCCAACAAGGTGCCCGGCGTGCGGGCCGCCCTGTGCACCGACGCCTACACCGCCGACGGCGCCCGCCGCTGGAACGACGCCAACGTGCTGGCGCTCAGCCTGCGGCTCACCTCCGAGCCGCTGCTCAGGGAGATCCTCGACGCCTGGTTCGCCGGCCGCCCCAGCGACGACCCCGAGGACCGGGCCAACGTGGACCGCACCGCCCGCCTCGACCACGGACGCACCGGCACCTGA
- a CDS encoding SpoIIE family protein phosphatase, producing the protein MGGHEEQEGARQGFDVADAAPLLLDPHGLVAGWTVHAERLLGHGAAETVGRKFADLLETGDAERLTDLLGRCRAGSDWAGPMTARHRDGRPVPVAVRVAPTTAPRGRAALLVLLSELGDADRGWGLSRRVLEQLVDGNPIGIAVVDTDLRYVWSNAALEQFGGGPAHRRPGLRFTDVQPGLGGDAVEERMRHVLETGEQVVGYEHVGRARSAPLRETAYMLSFTRLEDDRGDPMGVYYTVVDVTERHRTRQRLALLDRAGKHIGRTLDVMTTAQELADVAVPGLADFVTVDLLETVPGGAEPVPEPSAGSERVPLRRAGHRSLYEDLPRTAVDSGAVVAYLTDSPPVRCLTTGRSWRQEQLDPLGVEWAVGAPGGRESTFLELGLRSAMIVPIRARGTTLGLTTFFRRRQSPFDADDLHLAEDLVSRAAVCVENARRHTRERDAALVLQRSLLPRRLPELDAVEVAACYRPADELTGLGGDWYDLIPLSGARVALVAGEVPGHGIAAAAAMGRLRTAVRTLAAIDLPPEEVLAHLDDLASRSARDDGAGEGADAPDHSVGSGCVYVVYDPADGRCTMAAADHPAPAVVAPDGTVGFVDLPQGPSLGVGGPPFEAVELSLDEGSTLVLYTDGLLAHDGDGGEDAGRERLRRALEGTAREQRPGCQAVIDALVPSRPEDDAALLMARTRRLAPEQVAAWELPPDPAVVADARRSAQDQLSRWGLDDELVFTTELLVSELVTNAVRHASGRVRLRLILERTLVCEVLDGGASAPHLRHPRAMDEGGRGLLLVSQLAERWGTRFVPDGKIIWAEQPLTTPPE; encoded by the coding sequence GTGGGCGGACACGAGGAGCAGGAAGGAGCCCGGCAGGGGTTCGACGTGGCCGACGCCGCGCCCCTGCTGCTGGACCCGCACGGCCTGGTGGCGGGCTGGACCGTGCACGCGGAACGGCTGCTGGGCCACGGCGCGGCGGAGACGGTGGGCCGGAAGTTCGCCGACCTGCTGGAGACCGGCGACGCCGAGCGGCTGACGGACCTGCTCGGCCGCTGCCGCGCCGGGAGCGACTGGGCGGGACCGATGACCGCCCGCCACCGGGACGGGCGCCCGGTGCCGGTGGCGGTGCGGGTCGCCCCGACCACGGCGCCGCGGGGACGCGCGGCGCTGCTGGTGCTGCTGTCGGAGCTGGGGGACGCCGACCGGGGCTGGGGCCTGAGCCGCCGCGTGCTGGAGCAGCTCGTCGACGGCAACCCCATCGGCATCGCCGTCGTGGACACCGACCTGCGCTACGTGTGGTCCAACGCGGCCCTGGAGCAGTTCGGCGGCGGGCCGGCCCACCGCCGTCCGGGCCTGCGGTTCACGGACGTCCAGCCGGGCCTGGGCGGCGACGCCGTCGAGGAGCGGATGCGGCACGTGCTGGAGACCGGCGAGCAGGTGGTCGGCTACGAGCACGTCGGCCGGGCGCGGTCGGCGCCGCTGCGCGAGACGGCGTACATGCTGTCGTTCACCCGCCTCGAGGACGACCGGGGCGACCCGATGGGCGTGTACTACACCGTCGTGGACGTCACCGAGCGGCACCGCACCCGGCAGCGCCTCGCCCTGCTCGACCGGGCCGGGAAGCACATCGGCCGCACCCTCGACGTCATGACCACCGCGCAGGAACTGGCGGACGTCGCCGTGCCCGGGCTGGCCGACTTCGTCACCGTGGACCTGCTGGAGACGGTGCCGGGGGGCGCCGAGCCGGTCCCGGAGCCGTCCGCCGGGTCCGAGCGGGTCCCGCTGCGCCGCGCGGGCCACCGGTCCCTGTACGAGGACCTGCCGCGGACGGCCGTGGACAGCGGCGCGGTCGTCGCCTACCTGACGGACTCCCCTCCCGTGCGGTGCCTGACCACGGGGCGGTCCTGGCGGCAGGAGCAGCTCGACCCGCTGGGCGTCGAGTGGGCCGTGGGCGCGCCGGGCGGCCGGGAGTCCACGTTCCTGGAGCTGGGCCTGCGGAGCGCGATGATCGTCCCGATCCGGGCCCGCGGGACCACCCTGGGGCTCACCACGTTCTTCCGCCGCCGGCAGAGCCCCTTCGACGCGGACGACCTGCACCTGGCCGAGGACCTGGTCTCGCGCGCCGCCGTCTGCGTGGAGAACGCCCGCCGTCACACCCGCGAGCGGGACGCCGCGCTGGTCCTCCAGCGGAGCCTGCTGCCGCGCCGGCTGCCCGAGCTGGACGCGGTCGAGGTGGCCGCCTGCTACCGGCCCGCGGACGAGCTGACCGGCCTGGGCGGCGACTGGTACGACCTGATCCCGCTGTCCGGCGCCCGGGTCGCGCTGGTGGCCGGCGAGGTGCCGGGGCACGGCATCGCCGCCGCCGCGGCCATGGGCCGCCTGCGCACGGCGGTGCGGACGCTGGCCGCGATCGACCTGCCGCCCGAGGAGGTGCTGGCGCACCTGGACGACCTGGCCTCCCGCTCGGCACGGGACGACGGCGCCGGGGAGGGCGCGGACGCGCCGGACCACTCGGTCGGCTCCGGCTGTGTGTACGTGGTGTACGACCCGGCGGACGGGCGGTGCACGATGGCCGCCGCGGACCATCCCGCGCCGGCGGTGGTGGCGCCGGACGGCACGGTCGGTTTCGTGGACCTGCCGCAGGGGCCGTCGCTCGGAGTGGGCGGTCCGCCGTTCGAGGCGGTGGAGCTGTCCCTGGACGAGGGCAGCACGCTGGTGCTGTACACGGACGGGCTGCTGGCGCACGACGGCGACGGCGGGGAGGACGCCGGCCGGGAACGGCTGCGGCGGGCCCTGGAGGGCACGGCACGCGAACAGCGGCCCGGCTGCCAGGCCGTGATCGACGCGCTGGTCCCGTCCCGCCCGGAGGACGACGCGGCGCTGCTGATGGCGCGCACCCGGCGGCTCGCGCCGGAGCAGGTCGCGGCGTGGGAGCTGCCGCCGGACCCGGCGGTGGTGGCGGACGCCCGCAGGAGCGCCCAGGACCAGTTGTCCCGCTGGGGTCTCGACGATGAGCTGGTGTTCACCACGGAGCTGCTGGTCAGCGAGCTGGTGACGAACGCGGTCCGGCACGCCTCCGGGAGGGTGCGGCTGCGGCTGATCCTGGAACGGACGCTGGTGTGCGAGGTGCTCGACGGCGGCGCGAGCGCCCCGCATCTGCGGCATCCCCGGGCGATGGACGAGGGCGGCCGCGGACTGCTGCTGGTGTCGCAGCTCGCCGAGCGCTGGGGGACCCGGTTCGTGCCCGACGGGAAGATCATCTGGGCGGAGCAGCCGCTGACCACGCCCCCGGAGTGA
- the rocD gene encoding ornithine--oxo-acid transaminase, translating to MTSVARTRSSAELIAAEEPVLAHNYHPLPVVVARAEGSWVEDVEGRRYLDMLAGYSALNFGHRHPALIEAAHRQLDRLTLTSRAFHNDRLAGFAERLAALTGLDMVLPMNTGAEAVESGIKVARKWAYDVKGVPADRATIVVAADNFHGRTTTIVSFSTDEVARSGFGPFTPGFRVVPYNDLAALEEAVDETTAAVLIEPVQGEAGVVIPDDGYLTGVRELTRRAGCLFVADEIQSGLGRTGRTLAVEHESVVPDVVLLGKALGGGIVPVSAVVARREVLQVLHPGEHGSTFGGNPLAAAVGTAVVELLETGEFQRRAAELGVVLREGLEALVGKGVTGFRSRGLWAGVDVDPALGTGREVSERLMREGILVKDTHGSTVRLAPPLTVTADELREALRTLEKVLSRQV from the coding sequence ATGACCTCTGTCGCCCGTACGCGTTCGTCCGCCGAGCTGATCGCGGCGGAGGAGCCGGTCCTCGCGCACAACTACCATCCGCTGCCCGTGGTCGTCGCCCGCGCGGAGGGCTCCTGGGTGGAGGACGTCGAGGGCCGCAGGTACCTGGACATGCTGGCCGGCTACTCGGCGCTGAACTTCGGCCACCGGCACCCGGCGCTGATCGAGGCGGCGCACCGCCAGCTGGACCGGCTCACGCTGACCTCGCGCGCCTTCCACAACGACCGGCTCGCGGGGTTCGCGGAGCGGCTGGCCGCGCTGACCGGCCTGGACATGGTGCTGCCGATGAACACCGGTGCCGAGGCGGTGGAGAGCGGCATCAAGGTGGCCCGCAAGTGGGCCTACGACGTGAAGGGCGTCCCGGCCGACCGGGCCACGATCGTGGTGGCGGCGGACAACTTCCACGGCCGGACGACGACGATCGTGAGCTTCTCCACGGACGAGGTGGCGCGGTCCGGGTTCGGGCCCTTCACCCCGGGGTTCCGGGTGGTGCCGTACAACGACCTCGCGGCGCTGGAGGAGGCCGTCGACGAGACGACGGCGGCGGTGCTGATCGAGCCGGTCCAGGGCGAGGCGGGCGTGGTGATCCCGGACGACGGTTATCTGACCGGGGTGCGGGAGCTGACCCGGCGTGCCGGGTGCCTGTTCGTCGCCGACGAGATCCAGTCCGGTCTGGGCCGCACCGGCCGCACCCTCGCCGTGGAGCACGAGTCGGTCGTCCCGGACGTGGTGCTGCTCGGCAAGGCGCTGGGCGGCGGCATCGTCCCGGTGTCGGCGGTGGTGGCCCGGCGTGAGGTGCTCCAGGTGCTCCATCCGGGTGAACACGGGTCGACCTTCGGCGGGAACCCGCTGGCGGCCGCCGTGGGCACGGCCGTGGTGGAGCTGCTGGAGACGGGTGAGTTCCAGCGCCGCGCGGCCGAGCTGGGCGTGGTGCTGCGGGAGGGGCTGGAGGCGCTGGTCGGCAAGGGCGTCACCGGGTTCCGCAGCCGCGGTCTGTGGGCGGGCGTGGACGTCGACCCGGCCCTCGGCACCGGCCGGGAGGTCAGCGAGCGCCTGATGCGCGAGGGCATCCTGGTCAAGGACACGCACGGCTCGACCGTCCGGCTGGCCCCGCCGCTGACCGTCACCGCGGACGAACTGCGGGAGGCGCTGCGCACGCTGGAGAAGGTGCTCAGCCGCCAGGTCTGA
- the ddaH gene encoding dimethylargininase, whose protein sequence is MPESRVARPRRYLVCEPKFFAVRYAINPWMRPDRPVDVSLARRQWLSLVDAYRRHGHTVETVEPLPGLPDMVFAANAAVVVDGRVLGSRFHAPERRPESAPYEAWFKAHGFDVQHPGSVCEGEGDLVPAGRWILAGTGFRTTPEAHREAQEFFGVPVIGLTLVDPYFYHLDTALFVLDEENVAYCPEAFSPGSREVLERLYPDAVTATREDAMAFGLNSVSDGRHVFISPGAASLADRLADRGYVPVPVDLSEFHKAGGGIKCCTQEIRS, encoded by the coding sequence GTGCCCGAATCACGTGTGGCGCGCCCACGGCGTTATCTCGTCTGCGAACCCAAATTCTTCGCCGTGCGGTACGCGATCAATCCCTGGATGCGTCCCGACCGTCCCGTCGACGTCTCACTCGCCCGGCGGCAGTGGCTGTCGCTGGTCGACGCCTATCGCCGCCACGGCCATACCGTGGAGACCGTGGAACCGCTGCCCGGCCTGCCCGACATGGTGTTCGCCGCGAACGCGGCGGTCGTCGTGGACGGCCGTGTGCTCGGCTCCCGGTTCCACGCGCCGGAGCGGCGTCCGGAGTCGGCGCCGTACGAGGCCTGGTTCAAGGCGCACGGGTTCGACGTCCAGCATCCGGGGTCGGTGTGCGAGGGCGAGGGCGACCTGGTGCCCGCCGGGCGCTGGATCCTCGCCGGGACCGGTTTCCGCACCACCCCCGAGGCGCACCGGGAGGCGCAGGAGTTCTTCGGGGTGCCGGTGATCGGCCTGACCCTGGTGGACCCGTACTTCTACCACCTGGACACGGCGCTGTTCGTGCTGGACGAGGAGAACGTCGCGTACTGCCCGGAGGCGTTCTCGCCGGGCAGCCGTGAGGTGCTGGAGCGGCTGTACCCGGACGCGGTGACCGCCACCCGGGAGGACGCCATGGCGTTCGGCCTGAACTCCGTCTCGGACGGCCGCCACGTGTTCATCTCGCCGGGGGCGGCCTCGCTCGCCGACCGGCTCGCCGACCGCGGTTACGTCCCCGTCCCCGTCGACCTGTCCGAGTTCCACAAGGCGGGCGGGGGCATCAAGTGCTGCACTCAGGAGATCCGCTCATGA
- a CDS encoding Lrp/AsnC family transcriptional regulator, with product MDSRPAPFDELDRKIVTALMANARTSFAEIGACVGLSATAVKRRVDRLRETGVITGFTATVRPSALGWRTEAYVEVYCEGAAPPRRLAEVVRNHPEIAAAMTVTGGADALLHVRARDVEHFEEVLERIRQEPFIRKTISVMVLSHLLPDSPEAGVTQPAPDDAPDVR from the coding sequence ATGGACAGCAGGCCCGCGCCGTTCGACGAGCTCGACCGGAAGATCGTCACCGCTCTGATGGCGAACGCCAGGACGTCCTTCGCGGAGATCGGCGCGTGCGTCGGGCTGTCGGCGACGGCGGTCAAGCGCCGGGTGGACCGGCTGCGGGAGACCGGGGTGATCACCGGGTTCACCGCCACCGTGCGGCCGTCCGCGCTGGGCTGGCGCACCGAGGCGTACGTGGAGGTGTACTGCGAGGGGGCGGCGCCGCCGCGGCGGCTGGCGGAGGTGGTGCGCAACCATCCGGAGATCGCGGCGGCGATGACGGTGACCGGGGGCGCGGACGCGCTGCTGCACGTGCGGGCGCGGGACGTGGAGCACTTCGAGGAGGTGCTGGAGCGCATCCGCCAGGAGCCGTTCATCCGGAAGACGATCAGCGTGATGGTGCTGTCGCACCTGCTGCCCGACAGTCCTGAGGCGGGAGTGACGCAGCCCGCCCCGGACGACGCACCGGACGTGCGCTGA
- a CDS encoding LytTR family DNA-binding domain-containing protein, with product MLRALAVDDERPSLEELLYLLNADPRIGSAEGAGDATEALRRINRALESGPDGPDAIDVVFLDIQMPGLDGLDLARLLTGFARPPLVVFVTAHEDFAVQAFDLKAVDYVLKPVRKERLAEAVRRAAAQRGTTPRDAAPRIPVHEPDPDHMAVELGGVTRFVAVDDITHVEAQGDYARLHTDRGSHLVRIPLSTLEERWRSRGFVRIHRRHLVALRHIGELRLGAGTVSVLIGSEELQVSRRHARELRDLLMRRTTG from the coding sequence ATGCTGCGCGCCCTCGCCGTCGACGACGAACGCCCCTCGCTGGAGGAACTGCTGTACCTGCTGAACGCCGACCCGCGCATCGGGAGCGCGGAAGGCGCCGGCGACGCCACCGAGGCCCTGCGCCGCATCAACCGGGCACTGGAGTCGGGACCCGACGGGCCCGACGCCATCGACGTCGTCTTCCTCGACATCCAGATGCCCGGCCTCGACGGACTCGACCTGGCCCGGCTGCTCACCGGCTTCGCCCGGCCGCCGCTCGTCGTGTTCGTCACCGCCCACGAGGACTTCGCCGTCCAGGCCTTCGACCTCAAGGCCGTCGACTACGTGCTGAAACCCGTCCGCAAGGAACGCCTGGCCGAAGCCGTGCGGCGGGCCGCCGCCCAGCGCGGCACCACCCCCCGCGACGCCGCCCCGCGCATCCCCGTGCACGAGCCCGACCCCGACCACATGGCCGTCGAACTGGGCGGCGTCACCCGCTTCGTCGCCGTCGACGACATCACCCACGTCGAGGCGCAGGGCGACTACGCCCGCCTGCACACCGACCGCGGCAGCCACCTCGTGCGCATCCCGCTGTCCACCCTGGAGGAGCGCTGGCGCTCCCGCGGCTTCGTCCGCATCCACCGCCGCCACCTGGTCGCCCTGCGCCACATAGGGGAACTACGGCTGGGCGCGGGCACGGTGAGCGTCCTGATCGGCTCCGAGGAACTCCAGGTCAGCAGGCGCCACGCCCGCGAACTGCGGGACCTGCTGATGCGCCGGACCACCGGCTGA